The Glycine soja cultivar W05 chromosome 3, ASM419377v2, whole genome shotgun sequence genome window below encodes:
- the LOC114407038 gene encoding uncharacterized protein LOC114407038 has protein sequence MATCCGLRSDNKPITAATIKQNHAWSGKNMEGHNGLDTLECLRGRLLAERHASRVAKEEAESLGNKFVELEKKLKEEIKLRDKAERKLKLLKKKLECFNNVTTPSWQKSPSSEICEDSCGSSLCSAVSRDSEANETKLVHTVNPALLENEVHNHYVAEECVLVQTHNSPLTTKDCNSDQSNFLPQILGNNPNQSSDNLKNDGNRCPR, from the exons ATGGCAACTTGCTGTGGCCTAAGGTCCGATAATAAGCCAATAACAGCTGCCACTATTAAGCAGAACCACGCATGGAG TGGCAAGAACATGGAAGGACATAATGGTTTGGATACTCTAGAGTGCCTCAGAGGGAGATTACTAGCAGAGAGACATGCTTCAAGGGTGGCAAAAGAAGAAGCAGAATCATTGGGCAACAAG TTTGTTGAGCTGGAAAAGAAGCTTAAAGAAGAGATAAAACTAAGAGACAAAGCAGAAAGAAAGCTTAAGCTTTTGAAGAAGAAGCTTGAGTGTTTCAATAATGTGACCACCCCATCATGGCAAAAATCTCCTTCGTCTGAGATATGTGAAGATTCTTGCGGATCATCCTTATGTAGTGCTGTTTCTAGAGATTCAGAAGCAAATGAAACGAAGCTAGTTCATACAGTGAATCCAGCTTTGTTAGAAAATGAAGTCCACAACCACTATGTAGCAGAAGAATGTGTACTCGTTCAGACCCATAATAGTCCATTGACTACCAAAGATTGTAATTCAGACCAAAGTAACTTCCTCCCTCAAATTCTGGGCAATAATCCAAATCAAAGCTCAGATAATTTGAAGAATGATGGAAACAGGTGTCCAAGATGA